In Mucilaginibacter celer, one DNA window encodes the following:
- a CDS encoding ABC transporter ATP-binding protein produces MAKIALQDISKAFNNKIVLNQVTLTINGGEVYCILGRNGAGKSTLINIACDIIPADEGLVKYEDGQLQGVTLRRLTGIQSQFETLIEELNAYDYLQFAGKIYGMTKAEIATQIKVLTDYFFEDDKDLSKPIKSYSTGMRKKVMLCAAFLHKPKYMFLDEPFANIDPIAANALCKLVNAYRNENRCIIISSHDLLYVNKIATHIGVIEGGKLAYNGNIDKFRTGAGLDEDMLSYVQPKSNESFLLDQIISEL; encoded by the coding sequence ATGGCTAAAATTGCATTGCAAGATATTTCGAAGGCGTTTAACAATAAAATTGTGTTAAACCAGGTAACACTCACCATTAACGGCGGCGAAGTTTATTGTATTTTAGGACGAAACGGTGCGGGCAAAAGTACGCTGATTAATATTGCCTGCGATATTATACCGGCAGATGAAGGATTGGTTAAATATGAGGATGGCCAGTTGCAGGGTGTTACGCTACGCAGGCTCACCGGTATTCAAAGCCAGTTTGAAACCCTGATAGAAGAGCTGAACGCTTATGATTACCTGCAATTTGCAGGTAAGATATACGGCATGACAAAAGCCGAAATTGCAACGCAGATTAAGGTGCTTACCGATTATTTTTTTGAAGACGACAAGGATTTAAGTAAGCCTATAAAATCGTACTCAACCGGGATGCGGAAAAAAGTTATGTTATGCGCAGCTTTTTTGCATAAGCCAAAGTATATGTTTTTAGATGAACCCTTTGCCAATATTGATCCGATAGCTGCCAACGCGCTTTGCAAGCTTGTTAACGCTTACCGAAACGAGAATAGGTGTATCATAATTTCCTCTCACGATTTACTGTATGTTAACAAAATTGCTACGCATATCGGGGTGATTGAAGGCGGAAAACTGGCTTATAATGGCAATATCGATAAGTTCAGAACGGGAGCGGGCCTGGATGAAGACATGCTATCCTATGTGCAGCCAAAAAGTAACGAGAGCTTTTTACTTGACCAAATTATCAGCGAGTTATGA
- a CDS encoding Blp family class II bacteriocin translates to MKKLSVNKLNMQQMEQIEGGMAAASCDTKLAAAAAGFALIGCFIPGAQIVAGAALGAWMSKCL, encoded by the coding sequence ATGAAAAAACTATCTGTAAACAAATTGAACATGCAACAAATGGAACAAATTGAAGGCGGCATGGCTGCTGCTTCTTGCGACACCAAGCTGGCTGCCGCTGCTGCAGGCTTTGCGCTGATTGGCTGCTTTATCCCCGGAGCGCAAATTGTGGCTGGAGCTGCTTTAGGCGCCTGGATGAGCAAATGCTTATAA
- a CDS encoding DoxX family protein: MKTKTVKTIYWIGAVLTATWFAASGLGELTNNPFVWGITVKLGYPPHFIYILGVAKLAGVAVLLVPNKLLRLKEWVFAGIFFDIIFAFLSKLAVLNFAATADAIVAFTMVTVTYIMFRKLYQVVYVNTAAK, translated from the coding sequence ATGAAAACTAAAACAGTAAAAACAATCTATTGGATAGGCGCAGTACTTACAGCAACCTGGTTTGCAGCAAGCGGTTTAGGCGAATTAACCAACAACCCATTTGTTTGGGGAATAACCGTAAAATTAGGGTACCCTCCGCACTTTATCTATATTCTTGGTGTAGCCAAGCTGGCAGGCGTAGCCGTACTTTTGGTGCCAAATAAATTGCTAAGGTTAAAAGAATGGGTATTTGCAGGCATCTTTTTCGATATCATTTTTGCCTTCCTGTCAAAATTAGCGGTACTCAATTTTGCCGCTACTGCGGATGCCATTGTGGCTTTTACTATGGTAACGGTAACTTATATCATGTTCCGTAAATTGTACCAGGTTGTATACGTAAACACCGCGGCTAAATAA
- a CDS encoding RNA polymerase sigma factor — MSNDNNRLIRPDDSALWDLFRAGDEAAYTQLMKMYSKTLFNYGFRICQDKDFLKDCIQDVFLELWNRRLKISSTPAVKYYLFKALRLRIFREQAKWNRGEQLDDNYEFVVEFNIETKMIADLETIELSTRIQQVLNALPNRQREIMYLRFYEGLDFDNISQIMDLSKQSVHNLLQKAYKSFRSEWLILITLFSKHII; from the coding sequence ATGAGTAACGACAATAACCGATTAATTAGGCCCGACGATTCTGCTTTGTGGGATTTGTTCAGGGCCGGTGATGAAGCGGCTTATACACAGCTCATGAAAATGTACTCCAAAACCTTGTTCAATTACGGATTCCGGATTTGCCAGGATAAGGATTTTTTAAAAGATTGTATCCAGGATGTTTTCCTGGAACTTTGGAACCGCCGCCTTAAAATCAGTTCAACCCCTGCCGTTAAATACTACCTGTTTAAAGCTTTACGATTACGCATTTTCCGGGAGCAAGCCAAATGGAACCGCGGCGAGCAGCTTGATGATAATTACGAATTTGTAGTTGAGTTTAACATCGAAACCAAAATGATAGCCGATTTAGAAACCATTGAGCTGTCAACCCGCATACAACAGGTGCTTAATGCCCTCCCCAACCGGCAGCGCGAAATCATGTACCTCCGTTTTTATGAAGGACTTGATTTTGATAACATCTCGCAGATTATGGATCTCAGCAAGCAATCGGTTCATAACCTGCTGCAAAAGGCCTATAAAAGCTTCCGCTCAGAATGGCTTATTCTTATTACACTTTTCTCTAAGCACATTATTTAA
- a CDS encoding FecR family protein — translation MANYTDYEVEDFLHDDFFINWVQQGTAEQNKFWSEWLTNNPDKQKVAESARQIIMAISVKLIEPGLTDDEVDGIAANVQNRLQNGGREAIIRSLKFYQTQWFRIAAVLAVFVTIGIIFLKTRNNQAFTGQTDNQLNELVNVVNNTTQSKLVQMADGSLAVLKPGSGIKYPRSFKAGREAFLEGEAFFEIHKNPEMPFLVHSHDMVVRVLGTSFTVRSFSIDKEFKVIVNTGKVMVYNQHEKNTGTKSNVTLLPNQTATYTVKLSRVKKESLPVPLILSTPVAPKEFTFDNATLADIIDKIDKAYDVNIEYDRATLGNIHLSASLSGMPLDEKVKLICRAINTSCQFIDGRIIITTQNLNHNTAN, via the coding sequence GTGGCTAATTATACCGATTACGAAGTTGAAGATTTTTTACACGACGACTTTTTTATAAACTGGGTTCAGCAAGGTACCGCCGAACAAAATAAGTTCTGGAGCGAGTGGCTTACCAACAACCCGGATAAACAAAAAGTAGCAGAAAGTGCCAGGCAAATCATCATGGCTATCTCCGTTAAACTAATTGAACCCGGTTTAACTGATGATGAAGTGGATGGCATTGCAGCTAACGTGCAAAACCGCCTTCAGAATGGTGGGAGGGAGGCTATTATTAGGTCGTTAAAATTTTATCAAACCCAATGGTTCAGGATAGCGGCTGTTTTAGCAGTTTTTGTTACTATCGGCATTATATTTTTAAAAACGCGCAATAACCAGGCATTTACCGGGCAAACCGATAATCAATTAAACGAGTTGGTAAATGTGGTAAACAACACCACCCAATCAAAACTGGTGCAAATGGCAGATGGTAGTTTGGCGGTTTTAAAACCTGGTTCGGGTATTAAATATCCAAGATCATTTAAAGCTGGCCGCGAGGCATTTTTAGAAGGGGAGGCATTTTTCGAGATCCATAAAAACCCTGAAATGCCTTTCCTGGTTCACAGTCACGATATGGTGGTGAGAGTTTTGGGCACCAGCTTTACGGTTAGGTCGTTCAGTATCGATAAAGAATTTAAAGTGATTGTAAATACCGGCAAGGTAATGGTTTACAATCAGCACGAAAAAAACACCGGCACCAAAAGCAACGTAACCCTTTTACCCAACCAAACAGCAACTTATACCGTTAAACTGAGCAGGGTAAAAAAAGAATCGTTACCTGTACCACTGATATTATCCACCCCGGTTGCCCCAAAGGAGTTTACCTTTGATAACGCCACCCTTGCCGATATTATCGATAAAATAGATAAAGCCTACGATGTAAACATCGAGTATGACAGGGCTACACTCGGCAATATCCACCTATCGGCATCACTTTCGGGTATGCCGCTTGATGAGAAAGTTAAACTGATATGCAGGGCTATCAATACGTCGTGCCAGTTTATTGATGGGCGTATTATTATAACCACACAAAACCTTAACCATAACACTGCCAATTAA
- a CDS encoding TonB-dependent receptor, which yields MKITFLQLTISLSLLGSALAKESKAQAVLDTKISVSESNTALKTVIKKLEQQYHINFVYSPDLINGNQKVNASYNQKTLGSVLTDLFTPLNLSFEVSGNVIVIRNINAGLPSLTVNKLNDLDMTQAPVTGKVVDEKGLPVPGVSVTIKGTKTGTVTDINGSFSLNVAPGTVLVISAVGFDTQEVPAKESAMNIALVPSNNNLTEVVVVGAVVKKGDLTGSVGSVNEKTLKELPVTNINQAIQGRVTGVLIQNTDPRPGGSVSIKVRGNNSIQYGSNPIYVVDGLVIEDGFNSINPDDVASVDILKDASATALYGARGANGVVLITTKKGKGGEGKVDYNAWVGIQSFARNVNYLNASQIVDLRVDAYANRYMDDNPNADRAAYIKTLLSPGSPAFGADELQTYNAGQTYNWLSKIKQHGVQQNHTISFSKSTTDGSSVYVSFNYTDQKGLLKTSDYKRYGGKINLDQKIKPWLKIGTNTTFARTEESYIDGGVFNIAANANPLLPINDTTVYLSWKGIKSPDLYNPLRSLRIDGKGNQNRLLTTNYLVVNPISGLNIRSGFSVDVRNQNYFNYVPKDLGQSLRNSTNGSATQKKENWLNWQWDNSVSYDKSFGKNNFSGLVSFGLTHNSYDYDQVDAWGFATDDFSYKYLGGAYLKDKFVLQSDFYTNTLVSYIARANYNYDNKYFATLTGRYDGSSRFGNGNKWGLFPSLALAWNVAREDFMKDSHIDNLKLRAGYGIAGNQNIPNFAYRSLYRPVFTNGTVTYVSDGRLGNPNLRWEKQKQLNVGVDLGILNNKLNITADYFIIHNNDLLMQRSLSTTSGFNNTVDNVGALLNKGFEVAVNAHVLNTKDFQWDVSANISSYRNKITKLYGNVDAIYNYGGFTGVDIQREGNLFLGKSLNSIYTYKFEKIAQQSDMDAIKGIDYGGRTIRPGDIIPVDVNGDKKIDDADRIVVGNTDPKFYGGFSTNLTYKNLSLNGVFTYSTGGKKISGLYEGLLNGTGEYAGVTDELNRWTPTNTGSNIPRAYQGTGRYGVGETDYAVQNSSYLRLSALTLAYSFNQGFMKKARLSNFRVYLTGSNLFTITKYKGYDPEGGDGYPMQKMIVAGVNVGF from the coding sequence ATGAAGATCACATTTTTACAGTTAACTATAAGTCTCTCATTATTAGGAAGCGCCCTTGCTAAAGAAAGCAAAGCACAGGCTGTTCTTGATACCAAAATATCAGTAAGCGAAAGCAATACTGCCCTTAAAACAGTGATCAAAAAACTGGAGCAGCAGTATCACATTAATTTCGTGTACAGTCCTGATCTGATTAATGGTAACCAAAAGGTAAATGCCTCATATAATCAAAAAACATTGGGCAGCGTACTTACTGATCTGTTTACGCCGCTAAACCTTTCGTTCGAAGTATCGGGCAATGTAATCGTGATCAGGAATATCAATGCAGGTTTGCCATCATTAACAGTTAACAAGCTTAACGACCTGGATATGACCCAGGCACCTGTTACAGGTAAGGTTGTTGACGAAAAAGGGCTGCCGGTGCCGGGAGTTTCGGTAACTATTAAGGGCACTAAAACCGGCACAGTAACCGATATTAATGGCTCTTTTAGTCTGAATGTGGCTCCTGGCACTGTATTGGTAATTTCGGCAGTGGGCTTTGATACGCAGGAGGTACCTGCCAAAGAAAGTGCTATGAACATTGCCCTGGTACCATCAAACAATAACCTTACCGAAGTGGTGGTGGTAGGCGCGGTTGTTAAAAAAGGCGACCTGACTGGCTCGGTAGGCAGTGTGAACGAAAAAACGCTGAAGGAGTTGCCGGTAACCAATATTAACCAGGCCATTCAGGGCCGCGTAACCGGTGTACTGATCCAAAATACCGATCCGCGTCCGGGTGGTTCGGTATCTATCAAAGTACGTGGTAATAACTCTATTCAATATGGATCGAACCCTATTTATGTGGTTGATGGCTTGGTGATTGAAGATGGTTTTAACTCCATTAACCCCGATGATGTTGCCAGCGTTGATATATTGAAAGATGCATCGGCCACAGCCCTATACGGTGCCCGTGGTGCAAACGGCGTAGTGCTGATCACCACTAAAAAAGGCAAAGGCGGTGAAGGCAAAGTTGATTACAATGCCTGGGTTGGTATCCAATCATTTGCGCGCAATGTAAACTACCTTAATGCCAGCCAGATTGTTGATTTAAGGGTTGATGCCTATGCCAACCGTTATATGGATGATAACCCGAATGCGGATAGGGCCGCTTATATTAAAACATTATTGTCGCCAGGCTCACCTGCTTTTGGTGCCGATGAATTGCAGACATACAATGCAGGGCAAACCTACAACTGGTTAAGCAAAATTAAACAACATGGTGTACAGCAAAACCATACCATCAGCTTTTCAAAAAGCACAACAGATGGTTCGTCGGTTTATGTGAGTTTTAACTATACCGATCAGAAAGGTTTGTTAAAAACATCCGATTATAAACGTTACGGCGGCAAAATTAACCTCGACCAAAAAATAAAACCCTGGTTAAAAATTGGCACCAACACTACGTTTGCCCGCACCGAAGAATCGTACATTGATGGCGGCGTGTTCAACATAGCGGCTAACGCAAACCCGTTGTTACCTATCAATGATACCACGGTATACTTAAGCTGGAAAGGCATCAAAAGCCCGGATTTGTACAACCCTTTGCGCAGTTTACGCATCGACGGCAAAGGCAACCAAAACCGTTTGCTTACCACCAACTATTTAGTGGTAAACCCAATTAGCGGCTTAAATATCCGCAGCGGTTTTTCGGTTGATGTACGGAACCAGAATTATTTTAATTATGTGCCTAAAGATCTGGGCCAGTCGCTCCGTAACTCAACCAACGGCAGTGCTACGCAAAAAAAAGAAAACTGGCTTAACTGGCAGTGGGACAACTCGGTATCGTACGATAAAAGCTTTGGAAAAAACAATTTTTCGGGTTTGGTAAGCTTTGGCTTAACACACAACAGCTACGATTACGACCAGGTAGATGCCTGGGGTTTTGCAACAGATGATTTTTCATACAAATATCTTGGCGGCGCCTATTTGAAAGACAAATTTGTGCTACAGTCGGATTTTTATACCAATACATTGGTAAGCTACATAGCCCGCGCCAATTACAATTACGACAATAAGTACTTTGCCACCCTAACCGGCAGGTATGATGGCTCGTCGCGTTTTGGCAATGGTAATAAATGGGGTTTATTCCCGTCGCTTGCCCTGGCATGGAACGTAGCCCGCGAAGATTTTATGAAGGATAGCCATATCGATAACCTGAAACTACGTGCAGGTTACGGTATTGCCGGTAACCAGAATATACCAAACTTCGCCTACCGTTCATTATACCGCCCGGTGTTTACCAACGGCACGGTTACTTATGTATCTGACGGCCGTTTAGGTAACCCTAACCTTCGCTGGGAAAAACAAAAACAACTAAACGTAGGTGTTGACCTGGGTATCCTGAACAACAAACTCAACATCACTGCCGATTACTTTATCATCCACAATAACGATTTGTTAATGCAGCGTAGCTTATCTACCACATCGGGCTTTAACAATACGGTTGATAACGTTGGCGCTTTGCTTAATAAAGGCTTTGAGGTTGCAGTTAACGCCCACGTGCTGAACACTAAAGATTTTCAGTGGGATGTGAGCGCCAATATCTCTTCATATCGTAACAAAATCACCAAGCTGTATGGCAATGTTGATGCTATTTACAATTACGGCGGTTTTACGGGTGTTGATATCCAGCGCGAAGGCAACCTCTTTTTAGGCAAATCACTCAACTCTATCTACACTTATAAGTTTGAGAAGATAGCCCAGCAAAGCGATATGGATGCTATTAAAGGTATTGATTACGGCGGCCGCACTATCCGTCCGGGCGATATTATCCCTGTTGATGTTAACGGCGATAAAAAGATTGACGATGCCGACAGGATTGTTGTTGGCAATACCGATCCTAAATTTTATGGCGGTTTCTCAACCAATTTAACTTATAAAAACCTGTCGCTTAACGGCGTATTTACCTACAGCACCGGTGGCAAAAAAATCAGCGGTTTATATGAAGGTTTATTGAACGGCACCGGCGAATACGCTGGCGTTACCGACGAACTTAACCGCTGGACACCAACCAACACCGGCAGCAACATACCACGTGCATACCAGGGCACCGGCCGCTACGGCGTTGGCGAAACCGACTACGCTGTTCAAAATTCATCTTACCTCAGGTTATCGGCCTTAACGCTGGCTTATAGCTTTAACCAGGGCTTTATGAAAAAAGCAAGATTAAGCAACTTCAGGGTTTATTTAACCGGCAGCAACCTGTTCACCATAACCAAATACAAAGGTTACGATCCGGAAGGCGGCGACGGTTACCCGATGCAGAAAATGATAGTTGCAGGTGTTAACGTTGGTTTTTAA
- a CDS encoding RagB/SusD family nutrient uptake outer membrane protein, with protein sequence MKRKYILILFAFVIAVSPSCKKFVIQEPQTALTEEQVFSKLDNIEPLVLGLYTSWRNVKKDRGGFMFTLGSDEAQQGAYQVKTDDRQAGLDRYNGFLAPSNTALAEQWNNRWPVISAAAKAVYALGLNKEEGTRKNLLLGESSFIRAALTFEISQYWGEIPIIDQAKFQEYGTKRQPLPLVYQFIINDLETAVKYLPETQTDKRRATKGAALALLGKVYLYAPAAANVRDFAKAKSYFEQVVNSGKYALVANYADLWDPNHANSTESIYEFQFNNVYPDNNQCQWQMGSRSLADIDQYCYFGGYDLMVPTQYCYSDVSAGGLWEDGDVRKGESIRYDFKYKGKTPVLNPTFGGDELDPHVKKYEDIRTDGTLSFWLSGKDIFFLRYADILLCYAETLNETGATSQAVDIVNNQIRKRAWGGTLPVDKRWNNGMGADEFRTKMLDERMRELCFEGWRRMDLIRSGKLVDLVKARNKWTKQSGTIQQYHNRYPIPLQEIKQNDDIGPEDQNPGYTNN encoded by the coding sequence ATGAAAAGAAAATATATTTTGATACTGTTTGCTTTTGTTATAGCGGTATCACCATCGTGCAAAAAATTTGTGATCCAGGAGCCGCAAACAGCGCTTACCGAAGAGCAGGTTTTTTCGAAGCTCGATAATATCGAACCCCTTGTACTGGGTTTATACACCAGCTGGCGTAACGTTAAAAAAGATCGCGGCGGCTTTATGTTTACCCTCGGCAGCGACGAAGCCCAACAGGGCGCCTACCAGGTTAAAACCGACGACCGCCAGGCCGGCCTTGATCGTTACAACGGCTTTTTAGCGCCAAGCAACACCGCCCTGGCCGAGCAATGGAACAACCGTTGGCCCGTTATTTCGGCAGCAGCAAAAGCGGTTTATGCTTTGGGACTGAATAAAGAAGAAGGCACCAGGAAAAACCTCCTGTTAGGCGAATCGAGCTTTATCCGTGCCGCCCTCACTTTCGAAATTTCGCAATATTGGGGCGAGATCCCGATCATTGACCAGGCTAAATTTCAGGAATATGGCACCAAACGCCAGCCATTGCCATTGGTTTACCAGTTTATTATTAATGATCTGGAAACCGCGGTAAAATATCTGCCCGAAACCCAAACCGATAAACGCCGTGCAACCAAAGGCGCGGCCCTTGCCTTACTTGGTAAAGTTTACCTGTATGCCCCGGCAGCGGCAAACGTGCGTGATTTTGCTAAAGCCAAATCATATTTTGAGCAGGTGGTTAATAGCGGTAAATACGCGCTTGTTGCCAACTATGCCGATTTGTGGGATCCAAACCATGCCAACAGCACCGAATCGATCTACGAGTTTCAATTTAACAACGTATACCCGGATAATAACCAGTGCCAATGGCAAATGGGCTCCCGCTCGCTGGCCGATATCGATCAGTACTGCTACTTTGGCGGTTACGATTTGATGGTACCTACGCAATACTGCTACTCGGATGTAAGCGCCGGTGGTTTGTGGGAGGATGGCGATGTGCGGAAAGGCGAAAGCATCCGCTACGATTTTAAGTACAAAGGCAAAACCCCGGTACTTAACCCAACCTTTGGCGGCGATGAGCTTGATCCGCATGTTAAAAAATATGAGGACATCCGTACCGATGGCACACTAAGCTTCTGGCTCTCGGGTAAAGACATCTTCTTTTTACGCTATGCGGATATCCTGCTTTGCTATGCCGAAACGCTTAACGAAACCGGCGCAACATCGCAGGCTGTTGATATTGTGAACAACCAGATCCGTAAAAGGGCCTGGGGAGGTACATTACCTGTAGATAAACGCTGGAACAATGGCATGGGTGCCGATGAGTTCCGCACCAAAATGCTTGATGAGCGCATGCGCGAACTATGCTTTGAAGGCTGGAGAAGGATGGATCTGATCCGCTCGGGCAAACTGGTTGATCTGGTTAAGGCCCGTAACAAGTGGACCAAACAATCGGGTACCATACAGCAATACCATAACCGCTACCCCATCCCGCTGCAGGAAATTAAGCAGAATGATGATATCGGTCCGGAAGATCAGAATCCGGGATATACCAATAATTAA
- a CDS encoding 1-acyl-sn-glycerol-3-phosphate acyltransferase — MALISPEDFARATGTSPYPKLASLLMKLMKIDTFNEMMRQAGDLEGVEFCKFVLDFLGIHIKVDEQQLANIPESGPFIAVCNHPYGGIESLALLILLVSKRPDTLFMGNFLLKKVPNLAEYIIAVNPFEKIKDSSSITGLKLTMAKLKEGVPVAIFPAGEVSAYDFNRFKITDRDWHPVVGKLITKAAVPVIPIYFHGDNGLAFGLLRHIHPGLQTAMLPAQLFNKKGLELRVCIGKAILPTKSGATANESSNGLTDLRNITYALAE, encoded by the coding sequence ATGGCGTTAATCTCCCCTGAGGATTTTGCACGGGCAACCGGCACATCTCCCTACCCCAAACTGGCTTCACTGTTAATGAAGCTAATGAAAATTGATACTTTTAACGAGATGATGCGCCAGGCCGGAGATTTGGAAGGTGTGGAATTTTGCAAGTTCGTGCTCGATTTTTTGGGCATCCATATCAAGGTTGATGAGCAGCAACTGGCAAACATCCCTGAAAGTGGGCCGTTTATAGCCGTATGCAACCACCCTTATGGTGGCATAGAATCCCTGGCGCTCCTTATTTTATTAGTAAGCAAACGGCCGGATACACTTTTTATGGGGAATTTCCTGCTAAAAAAAGTGCCTAACCTTGCTGAGTATATTATCGCGGTAAACCCTTTCGAAAAAATTAAAGATAGCTCAAGTATTACAGGACTTAAGTTAACCATGGCCAAACTTAAGGAAGGTGTACCGGTGGCGATATTTCCGGCCGGAGAGGTTTCCGCATACGATTTTAACAGGTTCAAAATAACCGACAGGGATTGGCACCCCGTGGTAGGCAAACTGATAACCAAAGCCGCCGTACCGGTTATACCCATTTACTTTCATGGCGATAATGGTTTAGCATTCGGCTTGTTGCGGCATATCCACCCGGGCTTACAAACGGCTATGCTGCCGGCACAGCTTTTCAATAAAAAAGGGTTAGAATTGCGGGTTTGTATAGGCAAAGCTATTTTACCGACAAAGTCCGGAGCTACAGCAAACGAATCTTCAAACGGTTTAACCGATTTGCGAAATATAACTTACGCGCTGGCAGAATAA